One window from the genome of Sesamum indicum cultivar Zhongzhi No. 13 linkage group LG15, S_indicum_v1.0, whole genome shotgun sequence encodes:
- the LOC105177713 gene encoding oxygen-evolving enhancer protein 1, chloroplastic has product MATSLQAAATLMQPTKVGVSARSSLQLRSVQSVGKSFGVEPASARLSCSLQADLKDLAQKCTDAAKIAGFALATSALVVSGANAEGVPKRLTYDEIQSKTYLEVKGTGTANQCPTIEGGVDSFAFKPGKYNAKKFCLEPTSFTVKAEGVNKNAPPEFQKTKLMTRLTYTLDEIEGPFEVSQDGTVKFEEKDGIDYAAVTVQLPGGERVPFLFTIKQLVASGKPDNFGGEFLVPSYRGSSFLDPKGRGGSTGYDNAVALPAGGRGDEEELEKENNKNVASSTGKITLSVTQSKPETGEVIGVFESIQPSDTDLGSKAPKDVKIQGVWYAQLD; this is encoded by the exons atggcaaCCTCACTGCAGGCAGCTGCCACCCTCATGCAGCCAACCAAGGTTGGTGTCTCAGCCAGGAGCAGCCTGCAGCTCAGATCAGTTCAAAGCGTTGGCAAGTCCTTCGGCGTTGAGCCCGCCAGTGCGAGGCTGTCATGCTCTCTTCAGGCTGATCTCAAGGACTTGGCCCAGAAATGCACTGATGCTGCCAAGATTGCTGGCTTTGCTCTTGCCACCTCTGCACTAGTCGTCTCG GGAGCCAATGCTGAAGGAGTTCCAAAACGGCTAACCTACGATGAAATTCAGAGCAAGACCTACTTAGAAGTGAAAGGAACTGGAACAGCAAACCAGTGCCCAACCATTGAGGGTGGTGTTGACAGCTTTGCTTTCAAGCCAGGCAAATACAATGCCAAGAAGTTCTGCCTGGAGCCCACATCATTCACTGTCAAAGCAGAGGGAGTAAACAAGAATGCACCACCTGAGTTCCAAAAGACTAAGCTCATGACCCGTTTAACCTACACACTTGATGAGATTGAGGGGCCGTTTGAGGTATCTCAGGATGGCACAGTAAAGTTCGAGGAGAAGGATGGTATTGACTATGCTGCTGTTACAGTACAGCTTCCTGGTGGTGAGCGAGTGCCGTTCCTCTTTACCATCAAGCAGCTTGTCGCTTCTGGCAAACCCGATAACTTTGGAGGAGAATTCCTCGTGCCATCATACAGAGGATCATCCTTCCTTGACCCAAAGGGAAGGGGTGGATCAACTGGTTATGACAATGCAGTTGCCTTGCCTGCTGGAGGAAGAGGAGACGAGGAGGAGCTTGAGAAGGAGAACAACAAAAATGTTGCATCTTCAACAGGAAAGATCACACTGAGTGTTACTCAGAGCAAGCCTGAGACTGGTGAGGTGATTGGAGTGTTTGAGAGCATTCAGCCATCTGATACTGATTTGGGATCAAAGGCTCCCAAAGATGTGAAAATCCAAGGCGTTTGGTATGCCCAGCTTGACTGA